A window of the Candidatus Pantoea soli genome harbors these coding sequences:
- a CDS encoding type II toxin-antitoxin system RelE/ParE family toxin codes for MWIVETTDLFAEWLREQDRAMQLDVLAALNLLKQEGPHLGRPHVDTLYGSKIPNMKELRVQSNGRPVRGFFVFDPMRKAIVLCAGNKEGADEKRFYKTMIKTAENEYHRHLDQLKRSGK; via the coding sequence GTGTGGATCGTTGAAACCACGGATTTATTCGCGGAATGGCTCAGAGAGCAGGACAGGGCGATGCAGCTGGATGTGCTTGCCGCACTGAACCTTCTGAAGCAGGAAGGTCCGCATCTTGGCCGGCCGCATGTGGATACGCTTTACGGCTCAAAAATCCCGAACATGAAAGAACTGAGGGTACAGAGCAACGGGCGGCCCGTAAGAGGGTTCTTTGTGTTTGACCCCATGCGTAAAGCGATTGTCCTGTGTGCGGGTAATAAAGAAGGCGCAGATGAAAAGCGCTTCTACAAGACCATGATTAAAACAGCGGAAAATGAGTACCACCGACATCTGGACCAACTGAAACGGAGCGGGAAATGA
- a CDS encoding XRE family transcriptional regulator: MKTLDDLMADLTPDELTQVHEKVAAMRLDSQLYKLREALSKTQKQQAEAMGIAQPSVAAIEGRGEDLKIATLKRYVEALGGQLTIGVNMPGGEHVDFTL, translated from the coding sequence ATGAAAACGCTTGATGACCTGATGGCTGATCTGACACCTGATGAACTCACTCAGGTTCATGAAAAAGTCGCGGCAATGCGACTTGATTCTCAGCTGTATAAACTGCGCGAGGCGCTGTCGAAAACCCAAAAGCAGCAGGCTGAAGCCATGGGTATTGCACAGCCTTCTGTTGCGGCTATTGAAGGGCGCGGTGAAGATCTCAAAATTGCCACGCTCAAACGTTATGTTGAGGCGCTTGGCGGTCAGCTGACAATTGGCGTCAATATGCCTGGCGGTGAGCACGTTGATTTTACCCTCTGA
- a CDS encoding LysE family translocator — MIEFSNGFLLSLSLCLDIGIANIAMITLAMQRGYFHGFWLGMGTCVGDLAYALLALAGMAVLLQYEVVRWVLWIGGGALLLWFAGKMLVAAYRKAAELNVSESHQARPLLREFGRGVVLAMSSPTAILWFATVGGALISRMGHHSLTGTSWFLSGFFIAGMFWTCVLCLVGSFGGRMLGQRLLKYSYIASALIFSYFALYVIVSGYREFMVA; from the coding sequence ATGATCGAATTCTCAAACGGCTTTTTACTGAGTTTATCGCTGTGTCTCGATATCGGCATTGCCAATATCGCCATGATTACTCTTGCCATGCAGCGCGGGTATTTCCATGGGTTCTGGCTGGGTATGGGCACCTGCGTCGGTGACCTGGCCTATGCATTACTGGCGCTGGCAGGCATGGCAGTGCTGCTTCAGTATGAAGTGGTCCGCTGGGTGCTGTGGATAGGCGGTGGCGCCCTTCTGTTATGGTTTGCCGGTAAAATGCTGGTGGCCGCATACCGAAAGGCAGCAGAACTTAATGTCAGCGAATCTCACCAGGCTCGCCCGCTCCTGCGGGAGTTCGGACGGGGTGTTGTACTAGCCATGTCCTCGCCCACAGCCATCTTGTGGTTTGCCACCGTGGGCGGTGCGCTGATTTCGCGGATGGGTCATCATAGCCTGACTGGTACATCGTGGTTTCTGAGCGGGTTCTTTATAGCGGGTATGTTCTGGACATGCGTGCTTTGCCTTGTCGGGAGCTTCGGCGGCAGGATGCTGGGTCAGCGGCTGCTTAAATATTCCTACATCGCCTCGGCCCTTATCTTCAGCTATTTTGCGCTCTATGTGATTGTGTCAGGATACCGGGAATTTATGGTGGCCTGA
- a CDS encoding 2,3-bisphosphoglycerate-dependent phosphoglycerate mutase, with the protein MAPATLILLRHGESQWNRENRFTGWTDVPLTDRGRQEADRAGDALRAAGLMPDRVFTSVMTRCVHTVWRVLDRIDRSWTPVEKNWRLNERHYGALQGLNKDAAARLMGAETVRLWRKSFSGIPPADTEAPAQLRRDPRYRRVALADLPATESLEMTLRRVMPYWHHVVVPQLRCGSTVLIVAHGNTLRALTAFLDGMPHDSVAQLHIPTGVPAVYQMDAAAQVVSRDALNIKK; encoded by the coding sequence GTGGCACCAGCAACGCTGATCCTCCTGCGCCACGGCGAAAGCCAGTGGAACCGGGAAAACCGATTTACCGGATGGACGGACGTGCCGCTGACGGACCGGGGGCGGCAGGAGGCCGACCGGGCCGGTGACGCGCTGCGGGCAGCGGGCCTGATGCCCGACCGGGTCTTCACCTCGGTGATGACGCGCTGTGTTCATACGGTCTGGCGGGTGCTGGACCGTATTGACCGCAGCTGGACGCCCGTGGAAAAAAACTGGCGGCTGAACGAGCGGCACTACGGTGCGCTGCAGGGGCTGAACAAGGACGCGGCTGCCCGGCTGATGGGCGCAGAGACCGTCCGGCTCTGGCGCAAAAGCTTCAGCGGTATTCCTCCCGCGGACACGGAGGCGCCGGCTCAGCTGCGTCGGGACCCGCGCTACCGCCGCGTTGCGCTGGCCGACCTGCCTGCAACGGAAAGCCTGGAAATGACCCTGCGTCGCGTCATGCCGTACTGGCACCACGTTGTGGTGCCACAGCTGCGCTGCGGAAGTACCGTTCTGATCGTGGCGCACGGCAACACGCTGCGCGCCCTGACCGCCTTTCTGGACGGCATGCCCCACGACAGCGTGGCACAGCTGCATATCCCGACCGGCGTGCCGGCGGTATACCAGATGGATGCGGCCGCACAGGTCGTGTCCCGTGATGCTCTGAATATAAAAAAATAA
- a CDS encoding helix-turn-helix transcriptional regulator yields the protein MSLQSAEWFSRNGVECSRVSACNAGFPKHLHDEYVISANLTGVEEIWLAGKTAYVKSGQVTLYNPGTIQASRFDSQSVDFISVHMPQSVMKLLADEDNIRSDSHAPVLREGIIENRRLFNALYRFAASAREGEGANEEQELMLLCGELLETPAFLQSNDEQRLNVVIEYLKENLSVKPQLDRLAQMAGLSKYHLVRFFTRHTGMPPLQYHMQLRLHHARDLLRRNVHPLDAAIMLGFYDQSHFINAFRKVMGTTPHHYASQVCSGHHKFPVS from the coding sequence TTGTCGCTACAGTCTGCAGAGTGGTTTAGCCGTAACGGCGTGGAATGCTCCCGCGTCAGTGCCTGTAATGCTGGCTTCCCAAAACATCTTCATGATGAGTACGTCATTAGCGCCAACCTGACAGGTGTGGAGGAAATCTGGCTGGCAGGTAAAACCGCGTACGTTAAGAGTGGGCAGGTGACTTTATATAATCCGGGGACCATTCAGGCGTCGCGTTTTGACAGTCAGTCCGTTGATTTTATCAGCGTGCACATGCCTCAGAGCGTTATGAAACTGCTGGCTGATGAGGATAATATACGCAGCGACAGCCATGCGCCCGTTCTGCGCGAAGGCATTATTGAAAACAGACGACTGTTTAATGCGCTGTACCGGTTTGCGGCTTCCGCGCGCGAAGGTGAAGGGGCAAATGAAGAGCAGGAGCTGATGTTGCTGTGCGGCGAACTGCTGGAGACCCCGGCATTTCTGCAGAGCAATGACGAACAGAGGCTCAACGTTGTGATTGAATACCTGAAAGAAAATCTCAGCGTAAAACCCCAGCTGGATAGGCTTGCGCAGATGGCGGGGCTGAGTAAATATCATCTTGTGCGCTTCTTTACCCGACATACGGGTATGCCGCCCCTGCAGTACCATATGCAGCTTCGCCTGCATCACGCTCGCGACTTACTTCGCAGAAACGTTCATCCGCTTGATGCGGCAATAATGCTGGGTTTTTACGATCAGAGTCATTTCATTAATGCCTTTCGAAAAGTAATGGGGACGACGCCCCATCACTATGCTTCGCAGGTCTGCTCAGGCCACCATAAATTCCCGGTATCCTGA
- the eno gene encoding phosphopyruvate hydratase: MRFTLDNVTAREILDSRGNPTVEVEARTADGMMARASVPSGASTGSREAAERRDGDAHRFGGKGVLDAVRAVNTEICQAVRGSDVREQRQLDNIMLALDGTENKSRLGANAILGVSLAVARLAAQASHEPLWRYLGGLQANLLPVPCMNIINGGVHARGQGADFQEFMIAPHGAPTLREAVRQGSEVYQALRQILLDKNLSAAVGDEGGFAPAVSSNRDPLAFIVQAIEKAGYRPGEDISICMDPASSEFYADGQYHLRTEGSALSAAEMTAYYGELMDQFPVILLEDGLAEDDWAGWKHLHQQLAGRAELVGDDLFVTNVKYIQRGIDENLASAALIKLNQIGSLSETLDAVALCQRHGWGAFMSHRSGETTDTFLADLTVALRAGHLKTGAPCRGERVEKYNQLMRIEQALGDDAHYAGLHAFVRRT, encoded by the coding sequence ATGCGTTTTACACTGGATAACGTGACCGCCCGGGAAATTCTTGACTCGCGCGGCAACCCCACGGTTGAAGTCGAAGCCCGGACCGCGGACGGGATGATGGCGCGCGCCTCGGTGCCTTCCGGGGCCAGCACCGGGTCGCGCGAGGCCGCAGAGCGCCGCGACGGTGACGCACACCGTTTTGGCGGCAAAGGCGTTCTGGATGCCGTCAGGGCGGTTAATACGGAAATCTGCCAGGCCGTGCGCGGCAGCGACGTGCGCGAGCAGCGTCAGCTGGACAACATCATGCTGGCGCTGGACGGCACGGAGAACAAGAGTCGCCTGGGTGCCAATGCCATTCTGGGCGTGTCGCTGGCGGTGGCCCGGCTGGCGGCTCAGGCCTCGCACGAGCCGCTGTGGCGCTACCTGGGGGGCCTGCAGGCGAACCTGCTGCCCGTGCCGTGCATGAACATCATCAACGGCGGCGTGCACGCCCGCGGTCAGGGCGCGGACTTCCAGGAGTTTATGATAGCCCCGCACGGCGCGCCCACGCTGCGCGAGGCCGTACGTCAGGGCAGCGAGGTCTATCAGGCGCTGCGCCAGATCCTGCTGGACAAAAACCTCTCGGCGGCAGTGGGAGACGAAGGCGGCTTTGCGCCCGCCGTGTCGTCGAACCGCGACCCGCTGGCGTTTATCGTACAGGCGATTGAGAAGGCGGGATACCGGCCCGGAGAGGACATCAGCATCTGCATGGACCCCGCCTCAAGTGAGTTTTACGCTGACGGTCAGTATCATCTGCGCACCGAGGGCAGCGCGCTGAGCGCGGCGGAAATGACGGCGTACTACGGCGAGCTGATGGACCAGTTTCCGGTCATCCTGCTGGAAGACGGCCTGGCCGAGGACGACTGGGCGGGCTGGAAGCATCTGCACCAGCAGCTCGCGGGCCGGGCCGAGCTGGTTGGCGACGACCTTTTTGTCACCAACGTGAAGTACATTCAGCGCGGCATAGACGAAAACCTCGCCAGCGCCGCGCTGATTAAGCTCAATCAGATAGGCTCGCTCAGCGAAACGCTGGACGCCGTGGCGCTCTGCCAGCGGCACGGCTGGGGCGCGTTCATGTCCCACCGCAGCGGGGAAACCACGGACACGTTCCTTGCCGACCTGACGGTGGCACTGCGCGCGGGACACCTGAAAACCGGCGCGCCGTGCCGCGGCGAACGCGTGGAAAAGTACAACCAGCTGATGCGCATCGAGCAGGCGCTGGGTGACGATGCGCACTACGCGGGGCTTCATGCGTTTGTGCGCCGCACGTAA
- a CDS encoding AbrB/MazE/SpoVT family DNA-binding domain-containing protein, with product MADLILHQQNGILVITVPDDVAVRAGWTPGIRLNVTVEGETVSLTPASRLPRGRKTLAHLLSGIDQSEISYLNEESHDGLNDAPQGKESI from the coding sequence ATGGCAGACCTGATATTACATCAACAGAACGGTATCCTAGTCATCACGGTTCCGGATGATGTGGCTGTCCGTGCCGGCTGGACGCCTGGTATCCGGCTTAACGTCACCGTTGAGGGTGAGACAGTGTCACTGACACCGGCTTCACGCCTGCCCCGCGGCCGTAAAACGCTGGCGCATCTGCTGTCCGGTATCGATCAGAGTGAGATCAGCTACCTCAACGAAGAAAGTCATGACGGACTTAATGACGCGCCGCAGGGTAAAGAATCAATCTGA
- the crcB gene encoding fluoride efflux transporter CrcB, which translates to MNQLFAVITGGALGCVIRWQLGARLNALFPDLPPGTLLVNLLGGFIIGAALAYFLRHPGLDPAWRLLITTGLCGGMTTFSTFSAEVFALLQSGSYAWAAASVLIHVLGSLVMTAAGFYIMTLCG; encoded by the coding sequence GTGAATCAGCTTTTTGCCGTCATCACCGGCGGTGCTTTAGGGTGTGTAATCCGCTGGCAGCTGGGCGCACGCCTGAACGCGCTTTTTCCGGACCTGCCGCCGGGGACGCTGCTGGTCAACCTGCTGGGTGGATTTATCATCGGGGCGGCGCTGGCGTATTTTCTGCGCCATCCCGGCCTCGATCCGGCCTGGCGGCTGCTCATTACCACCGGGCTGTGTGGCGGAATGACGACCTTCTCCACATTTTCAGCTGAGGTTTTTGCCCTGCTGCAGTCCGGCAGCTATGCCTGGGCAGCCGCCTCGGTGCTGATACACGTGCTGGGTTCGCTGGTCATGACGGCGGCCGGATTTTATATCATGACGCTGTGTGGTTAA
- a CDS encoding universal stress protein, translating into MTCYTHALILVNDKDDGTLLLKRAVALAQPLGMKITLAHISDDYREMNYVSDSLMDDVVSDEVVKAKAFLSELAASVPEEVDTRELVTMRRFEDVEKCIAELGVDLVLAGHRNRFMGMLTSHSADYINHLTVDVLITHLTD; encoded by the coding sequence ATGACCTGCTACACCCACGCACTGATTCTTGTGAACGATAAAGACGACGGCACCCTCCTGCTGAAGCGCGCGGTTGCGCTGGCGCAGCCGCTCGGCATGAAAATCACCCTGGCCCACATCAGCGACGATTACAGGGAGATGAACTATGTGTCCGACAGCCTGATGGACGACGTCGTGTCGGACGAGGTGGTTAAAGCCAAGGCGTTTCTGAGCGAGCTGGCGGCCTCCGTGCCTGAGGAGGTCGATACGCGGGAGCTGGTCACCATGCGCCGTTTTGAGGACGTGGAGAAGTGCATCGCGGAGCTGGGCGTGGACCTCGTGCTTGCCGGGCACCGCAACCGCTTTATGGGCATGCTCACCTCCCACTCGGCGGACTACATCAACCACCTTACGGTGGATGTGCTTATCACTCACCTGACTGACTGA
- a CDS encoding VOC family protein: protein MRKQKRCMGYVAVVVDDYDRAIEYYTDKLGFTLIEDTPQPGKRWVVVTPAPDSDCAILLARASNDRQEGFIGNQCGGRVFLFLQTDDFWRDYNAMKAKGVHFCQEPREEEYGMVVVFEDLYGNRWDLYQNRQT from the coding sequence ATGAGAAAACAGAAGCGATGTATGGGGTATGTGGCTGTCGTTGTCGATGACTACGATCGTGCAATTGAGTACTACACCGATAAGCTGGGCTTTACCCTGATTGAGGACACGCCGCAGCCGGGTAAGCGCTGGGTCGTCGTGACGCCGGCCCCTGACAGCGACTGTGCTATTCTTCTTGCCCGCGCGTCGAATGACCGGCAGGAAGGCTTTATCGGCAACCAGTGCGGCGGGCGGGTTTTTCTGTTTCTGCAGACCGACGACTTCTGGCGCGATTACAATGCTATGAAGGCAAAAGGCGTCCACTTCTGTCAGGAGCCGCGGGAGGAAGAATACGGAATGGTTGTCGTGTTTGAGGACCTCTATGGTAATCGCTGGGACCTTTACCAGAACAGGCAGACCTGA
- a CDS encoding DHHA2 domain-containing protein: MIHVFGHINPDSDAICTAVVTAHWLTGRGMDARAWRLGEANRETRFIFNAAGLTLPPLLAFPLQDERVWLVDFTEPAQGPDDLLRSNVVGITDHHRLGGLITQLPPEVHIRPVGSSATLLWLLMDAEARRTLPPTLAVLLLGALLSDTVNLRSPTTTEDDIRSATELGVLSGVNRRAFARDLLTAKTDVTGLSAQQLLDRDLKAFVIAGTDVRIAQIEVSSPTQVAPVMDDLLAALAYLADQSGAGLAVLMLTDIRAGFSTLYFAGRESVNAASCSVPGMLSRKKQLLPWLESRLNQNGSSL; the protein is encoded by the coding sequence TTGATACACGTTTTTGGCCACATCAATCCTGACAGCGACGCCATCTGCACGGCCGTCGTCACCGCGCACTGGCTGACCGGGCGCGGCATGGACGCCCGTGCATGGCGTCTCGGCGAGGCTAACCGCGAAACCCGTTTTATATTTAACGCCGCCGGCCTTACGCTGCCGCCGCTGCTCGCATTTCCGCTGCAGGATGAACGGGTCTGGCTGGTTGATTTCACCGAACCGGCGCAGGGGCCTGATGACCTGCTCCGGAGCAACGTCGTGGGCATCACTGACCACCACCGGCTGGGTGGGCTGATAACGCAACTGCCGCCGGAAGTACATATTCGTCCGGTTGGCAGCAGCGCCACGCTGCTCTGGCTGCTGATGGACGCGGAAGCGCGCCGCACGCTGCCCCCGACGCTCGCCGTGCTTCTGCTGGGCGCACTCCTCAGTGACACCGTGAATCTTCGCTCGCCGACCACCACCGAAGACGATATCCGTTCGGCCACCGAACTGGGCGTGCTGTCCGGCGTAAACCGCAGGGCCTTCGCCCGTGACCTTCTCACCGCCAAAACAGACGTCACCGGCCTCAGCGCACAGCAGCTGCTGGACAGGGACCTCAAGGCCTTCGTCATTGCCGGCACCGACGTGCGTATTGCCCAGATTGAAGTCAGCTCACCGACACAGGTTGCCCCCGTGATGGACGACCTGCTCGCAGCCCTGGCGTATCTGGCAGACCAGTCGGGAGCTGGCCTGGCGGTGCTGATGCTGACCGACATTCGCGCCGGGTTTTCAACGCTTTACTTCGCCGGGCGGGAGAGCGTTAACGCGGCCTCCTGCTCCGTACCGGGCATGCTCAGCCGCAAAAAGCAGCTTCTGCCGTGGCTTGAGTCCCGCCTTAACCAGAACGGGAGTTCATTATGA
- a CDS encoding tyrosine-type recombinase/integrase yields the protein MSTQRPIECNWRPFDMTAYRLETSLSSAEQVALASSHSRSGMSRMDPVPDLIRPLADIAAASGCGRKITRLVITRLLREMHVTGIPCWCWSQERWQTLCREVRDGRPLIAAFAWHLADLHDPLSLPDIRKPALYASAIFGQAFYHQELQRLTDTLTSLGYAPASQKNHVSGILATLMIVNRDPRLESFTPELLWQVQSGMEAGTSRYVGRVSHALAALGIISTPMRMRNYTQWYEKPVEGIDPAWVHWCRRWRETSVLRPRSCESLYSFILRCGLWLAEAHPEVREPADWTMETCASFIAAVGRMNVDDLQLGTERGIRKSVRSGEPMMPHSRANFIYSLRRFMIDYENWGWGRLRFSPARHLSTPDTPLFRRGVNPRVIDDPVWLKLIWASLNLRQEDLLTEIHYPLAMLQAMAVIWTHAGLRKNELLRLTTGCITPQADEIVKEDGSIIPAGTLCYLHIPAGKTSKAFVKPVAAVVKKYVDLWLDERPAEQAMLADDRTGEKVRLLFQYRGKPAGSAILNRTVIPMLCARAGVPSEDSGGMITSHRGRASAVTALASVPQGMSLYELMQWTGHSTPQSTMHYIRIRPTQLAASFAKADRVAHMISVLIDHDPDAASLTGPATYYDLGDSYCTNPFWSSCQHRMACIGCDFNLLKDSARGLILESKASIRRYLEEVPLTPDERAILEQDAEKVGHALTRPGPQS from the coding sequence ATGAGCACTCAAAGACCGATTGAATGCAACTGGCGTCCGTTCGACATGACTGCATACCGGCTTGAAACGTCACTGAGTTCCGCTGAACAGGTGGCGCTGGCCAGCTCTCACAGCCGGTCCGGTATGTCACGCATGGATCCCGTACCAGACCTTATCAGACCGCTGGCGGATATTGCCGCCGCAAGCGGATGCGGCAGAAAAATCACCAGACTTGTAATAACCAGATTGCTGCGTGAAATGCATGTAACCGGCATACCCTGCTGGTGCTGGTCGCAGGAACGCTGGCAGACACTCTGCCGGGAAGTCCGTGATGGCCGGCCGTTAATAGCCGCTTTTGCCTGGCATCTTGCTGATTTGCATGACCCGCTCAGCCTGCCCGATATCCGGAAACCCGCCCTGTATGCCTCAGCTATCTTTGGCCAGGCTTTTTATCACCAGGAGCTGCAACGACTTACCGATACGCTGACGTCGCTGGGATATGCCCCTGCCAGCCAGAAAAATCATGTCTCTGGCATACTGGCCACGCTGATGATCGTGAACAGGGATCCCCGGCTTGAGTCATTTACGCCGGAACTGCTCTGGCAGGTCCAGTCCGGCATGGAGGCAGGGACTTCCCGCTATGTCGGTCGCGTTTCACATGCGCTCGCCGCGCTGGGCATTATCAGCACCCCAATGAGGATGCGAAACTACACGCAGTGGTATGAAAAGCCGGTGGAAGGCATCGATCCGGCCTGGGTACACTGGTGCCGTCGCTGGCGGGAAACGTCGGTGCTCAGGCCCCGCTCCTGCGAAAGCCTGTACAGTTTTATTCTGCGATGCGGCCTCTGGCTGGCAGAAGCGCATCCGGAGGTAAGAGAACCGGCTGACTGGACGATGGAAACCTGCGCCAGCTTTATCGCGGCGGTAGGCCGGATGAATGTGGATGATCTTCAGCTGGGCACTGAAAGGGGCATCCGCAAATCGGTGCGCTCCGGCGAGCCCATGATGCCGCATTCCAGGGCGAATTTTATCTATTCATTGCGCCGTTTTATGATTGATTACGAAAACTGGGGCTGGGGACGCCTGCGTTTCAGCCCTGCCCGTCATCTCTCCACGCCCGATACGCCCCTTTTCCGCCGTGGGGTCAATCCCCGGGTGATCGACGATCCGGTCTGGCTGAAGCTCATCTGGGCCAGCCTCAATCTGCGTCAGGAAGACCTGCTCACTGAAATACACTATCCGCTGGCCATGCTGCAGGCGATGGCCGTTATCTGGACCCATGCAGGGCTGCGGAAAAACGAGTTGCTCCGTCTGACGACAGGATGCATCACGCCGCAGGCGGATGAAATAGTGAAGGAGGACGGCAGCATTATCCCGGCCGGAACGCTGTGCTACCTGCATATCCCTGCCGGAAAAACCTCAAAAGCCTTTGTTAAGCCGGTAGCAGCCGTGGTGAAAAAATACGTCGATCTCTGGCTGGATGAGCGCCCGGCAGAACAGGCAATGTTGGCCGACGATCGGACGGGTGAGAAAGTCCGGCTTCTGTTTCAGTACCGCGGTAAGCCTGCCGGCAGCGCTATCCTCAACCGCACGGTAATACCGATGCTCTGCGCGAGGGCGGGCGTGCCCTCAGAAGACAGCGGCGGAATGATAACCAGCCACCGGGGACGGGCCTCAGCGGTGACGGCACTGGCCAGCGTCCCACAGGGCATGTCGCTGTATGAACTGATGCAGTGGACCGGGCATTCAACGCCCCAGTCCACCATGCATTATATTCGTATCCGTCCGACTCAGCTGGCCGCCTCGTTCGCCAAAGCAGACAGGGTCGCTCACATGATAAGCGTGCTGATTGATCACGACCCTGACGCCGCCAGCCTGACAGGCCCCGCGACGTACTATGATTTGGGTGACTCATACTGCACAAATCCCTTCTGGAGCAGCTGTCAGCACCGGATGGCCTGCATCGGCTGCGATTTCAACCTGCTTAAAGACAGCGCGCGCGGGCTGATACTGGAGAGTAAAGCATCCATCCGGCGTTACCTCGAAGAGGTTCCGCTCACTCCCGATGAGAGAGCCATACTGGAGCAGGATGCTGAAAAGGTTGGGCATGCTCTCACAAGACCGGGGCCACAATCCTGA
- a CDS encoding uracil-DNA glycosylase family protein: MSETCTSLLDPFLREERLAAVTAPHVAALNRWVSGQNQAGVEVPWFDPADGGAGAGLLVLLQSPARSSPSPRFVSRDNPGPAQQNLGRFLAEAGIARQDSVLWNTVPWVSDGPQKRPSAVDIRTGCAWLEDVLAHLPALRVVVLAGAVAAQSRGTVSHLRPGVTVLVMPHPSPLSLCTSPAVPENIRRVLREARAALAG; this comes from the coding sequence GTGAGTGAAACCTGCACGTCGCTGCTGGACCCGTTTTTACGCGAGGAACGCCTCGCGGCGGTCACCGCGCCGCACGTGGCCGCGCTGAATCGCTGGGTCAGCGGGCAGAATCAGGCCGGTGTGGAGGTGCCGTGGTTTGATCCGGCCGACGGTGGGGCCGGGGCCGGGCTGCTCGTGCTGCTGCAGTCACCGGCGCGCAGCAGCCCGTCACCCCGGTTCGTGTCGCGTGATAACCCGGGGCCGGCCCAGCAGAATCTGGGGCGGTTTCTGGCGGAAGCGGGCATTGCGCGTCAGGACAGCGTGCTGTGGAATACGGTGCCCTGGGTCAGCGACGGGCCGCAGAAACGGCCCTCAGCGGTGGATATCCGTACCGGCTGCGCCTGGCTTGAGGACGTGCTGGCGCATCTGCCCGCGCTGCGCGTGGTGGTGCTGGCCGGTGCCGTAGCGGCGCAGTCCCGCGGGACGGTCAGTCACCTGCGCCCCGGCGTCACGGTGCTGGTGATGCCGCATCCCAGCCCGCTGTCGCTCTGCACGAGTCCGGCGGTGCCGGAAAACATCCGCCGGGTGCTCCGCGAGGCACGCGCTGCGCTGGCGGGCTGA
- a CDS encoding tyrosine-type recombinase/integrase, giving the protein MLIPPDEHALLLVERWLKLLSDLGRAQATLSAYRNALNHYFSFCSQNGIKPDKARFEDLAAYISPQLPGMSFPVASATLQLRLSAIRLWYDFLMYQDLCLINPLPRSGTPGTLSSGRGLVPRVVKLPRIPDDAQWQSFLFHAASSPLRDRLMLALTYYGALRRSEITSLSLEDLDFAHRLIRIRAETTKSRRERIVCYSPAVAPVLAAHLMQMKRAGIIRGALFRSESDRNQGAPLSFWTWSKTVREWALISGLPDISTHTFRHLRLTHLARAGWKLHELATYAGHRDLATTQIYIHLSGRDLAARMAGAIETADLRMANLIFSAEK; this is encoded by the coding sequence ATGCTGATTCCACCGGATGAACATGCTCTGTTACTGGTAGAGCGCTGGCTGAAGCTTTTATCAGATCTTGGCAGGGCTCAGGCCACACTCTCAGCCTACCGTAATGCCTTAAACCATTATTTTTCGTTCTGCAGTCAGAACGGAATTAAACCTGATAAGGCCCGGTTTGAAGATCTGGCCGCCTACATCAGCCCTCAGTTACCCGGAATGTCGTTCCCCGTGGCCAGCGCCACGCTTCAGCTGCGCCTGTCGGCAATCCGTCTCTGGTATGACTTTCTGATGTACCAGGATCTCTGTCTGATAAATCCGCTGCCCCGCTCCGGCACGCCCGGCACGCTGAGTTCTGGCAGGGGCTTGGTCCCCCGCGTCGTGAAGCTGCCACGGATCCCTGACGATGCACAGTGGCAGTCTTTTCTTTTTCATGCGGCCTCGTCCCCGCTGCGTGACCGCCTGATGCTGGCACTAACCTACTACGGTGCGCTGCGGCGATCTGAAATTACCTCCCTGAGTCTCGAAGACCTCGACTTTGCACACCGGCTTATCCGTATCCGGGCAGAAACCACGAAGAGCCGGCGGGAGCGTATCGTCTGTTACAGCCCGGCCGTTGCACCCGTGCTGGCGGCCCACCTTATGCAGATGAAGCGGGCAGGAATCATCAGAGGTGCCCTGTTTCGTTCTGAGTCGGATCGTAATCAGGGCGCACCGCTCTCATTCTGGACCTGGAGCAAAACGGTACGGGAATGGGCACTGATTTCAGGGCTACCGGATATCTCAACCCATACCTTCCGCCACCTGCGCCTCACACATCTGGCGCGCGCAGGCTGGAAGCTGCACGAGCTGGCTACCTATGCGGGACACCGCGACCTGGCCACTACCCAGATTTACATCCACCTTTCCGGGCGGGATCTCGCCGCCAGGATGGCGGGCGCGATAGAAACGGCAGATCTCAGAATGGCGAACCTCATTTTCAGCGCGGAGAAATAG